From the genome of Geminicoccaceae bacterium:
TCGATCCACAAGGCCGCCTATGTCTCCGCCAAGCACGGCCTTGTCGGGCTGACCAAGGTCGTGGCACTCGAAACGGCCCGGGACCCGATCACGTGCAACGCCATCTGCCCGGGCTGGGTCCTGACCCCGCTCGTGCAAAAGCAGATCGAAGATCGTGCGGCGGAGGAGGGCAAGAGCATCGAGGACACATCCAACGAGCTCCTCGCCGAAAAGCAGCCGAGCATGCAATTCGTCACGCCCGAGCAACTGGGCGGGTTTGCCGTGTTCCTGTCCAGCGACAGCGCCGCACAGCTGACCGGTCAGGCACTGGCGATGGATGGCGGCTGGACCGCCCAGTGAGCTCCGCTGCCGATAAAAAGGGAAAAAGCGAGCCCCGGCGCATCAATCTCGCCCTTCAGGGCGGAGGATCGCACGGGGCGTTCACCTGGGGCGTCCTCGACCGGCTGCTTGAGATCGAGGATCTCGAGATCGTCGGGCTCTCGGGGACCAGCGCCGGGGCCATGAATGCCGTCGTCACGGCCAATGGCATCGCTCGCGGCGGCCGAAAGGCCGCCCGCGAGGACCTTGCCCGTTTCTGGCACATGACCATGGAAGCGGCAGCCTGGAGCCCCGCACATCCGACACCCATCGACAAGCTGGTCAGTCCGGGCAACATGGACTACTCGCCCGGCTGGCTTCTGCTCGACGCCTCCACCCGCCTGATGTCCCCCTATCAGCTCAACCCATCGGGATGGAACCCGCTACGGGACATTCTCAACGAGATGATCGATTTCGACGTCCTGCGCGAAACGGGGGTCGTCGAACTGTTCGTCTGCGCCACCAATGTCAAGACCGGCCGCGCCAAGGTATTCAGTCGCAACGAGATCACGACCGAGGCCGTGCTCGGGTCGGCCTGCCTGCCGCACATGTTCCAGGCCATCGAGGTCGAGGGGCAATATTACTGGGATGGCGGTTTCATGGGCAATCCGCCCATCTTTCCGCTCATCTACGGGACCGGTTGCGAAGACGTGATGATCGTGCAGATCAATCCGATCAACATCGACTATGTCCCGCAGACCCCTGCCGAAATCCGCGACCGCGAGAATGCGCTGTCCTTCAATTCGAGCCTGATGCTCGAACTGCGGGCGATTCACTTCGTCCGCCGGATGATCGACGAGGGACGCCTCGAACGCGGCCGCTACAAGCGGCTGAACCTGCATATGGTCGATGCGGAAGCCACGATGAGCCGGCTGACCTATTCGAGCAAACTCAATGCCGATGCGGATTTTCTCGACATGCTGTTCAAGCTGGGACGGGAAAAGACCGAAAACTGGCTCAAGGAGAACTACAGCAAGATCGGCGTCGAAGGCACGCTCGACCCTGCCCGCACCTATCTTTGACGCGCTGCAACATCAGATCCCGGATCGAATTCCTCATTCACAAAAAGCAAGACGGGCTGCCTGGAGTTCCACGACACCAGACAGCCCGCCTGCATCTCTTTTTTCCGCATTGGCAACCGTCGCCAGTGCGGGAAGACCCATGCCGCAATCAACTGGCAGCGGGAACTCCGACACCGCCACCCATCGGCTTCTTGTCCGAAGACGGCTTGAACAGGCTGCGGAACCATGCGGCCACCATGCGGCCACGCATGATACGGGCCTCCATCATGATCCGCTCGATCTCCTCGCGGCTGGGGGGATTTAGAATGAGATTGTCCTCGGTGCGCTCGCTCATCGTCATTCCTCTAACGCAGGTCATTGAACTCATGGACATCATATGCTTGTTGCACTGCAAAAATGTACCCTGACCTTCGCATGCCTGCCATGCACCGATGGGCATGACGTTCCAATTGATCCATGATGCCCCAAGCCTCGCTCATCGCGATGATTTGCATGGGATTCATCACGAATATCAGCGAAGGATCAACAGGCATCAGCGCAATCCTCCATCCGGAGCCATTCCCGATTTTGGTCATTTATTGCAATGCAGCATGCGCTGGAATGCTGTCGCCATCACAGAAACCCGTTGGCACGCCGGCCCGATGCCGGTAGCCAATACCCCTTCCCGGCACGCATACGGACCGGGTCGACATGATGGCACGAGCGCCCGGAAAAGGCCGCGGACGGAGCAGGACATGAACATCGCGGTCATCGGAAACGGAAGCTGGGGTACGGCACTGGCAATGGCGGCAGTGCGCGCCGGACACCGCCCCCGGCTTTGGGGCCGGGATCGCGAGGCCCTGAGAATAGCGGCCGAGACCCGCATGAATGCACGTTACCTCCCGGGGATACGTCTCGATCCGGCCATCACGTTCGAACCCGATATCGAGGCGCTTGCCGATGCCGACCTGCTGCTGGCCGTCGTTCCGGCCCAGAACCTGCGCCGCGTCCTCCAACCTTTGAAGAATTTCTCTGGAAGGCTGATAAGCTGCGCGAAGGGAATCGAACGCGGCTCGGGTCAGCGCATGAGCGAGATCGTTGCCGAGGTGATGCCGCGCGCGACCTGCGGCGTGCTGTCCGGCCCGTCATTCGCTGGCGAAGTGGCTGCAGGCAAGCCTACAGCACTCGTCTGCGGCGCCTGCGAAGCCGACATCGCCCGCGACAACGCCGCCGCCCTTTCCTCGTCCGGCCTGCGGCTCTACCCCTCCACCGATCTTGTTGGCATCGAGATCGGCGGCGCGCTCAAGAATGTCATTGCCATTGCCGCCGGTGCGGTCATGGGCCGCGACCTCGGCGAGAATGCGCGCGCCGCCGTCATCACCCGCGGCCTCGCGGAACTGACCCGCCTCGCCCTGTGCCTCGGCGCCCGTCCCGAAACGATGGCCGGCCTGTCGGGCCTTGGAGACCTGGTCCTCACCGCATCCAGCCTGCAATCGCGCAACACCAGTTTCGGTCATGATCTGGGACGTGGAGTTCCGGTCGGGACATTGCGCGGCACCGGCGGCAAGCTCAGCGAGGGAGCATGGACGGCAGAGGCAGCGCTCGAACTCGCCCGCCGCCATGGCGTCGAACTGCCGATCACCGAAGCCGTCGCCCACGTTCTCGAAGGCCGTCATTCGCTGGAAGACGCGATAGCCTTCCTGACCAGCCGCCCTCTCGCATCGCGAGAGTGACAAGGGCACACCGCCGGCCTCCGCCAACGTGAAATGAAACGGGCCGTGCGCCCCGGACCGTCAGGGGCTCTCGCGCCCCCGCATGAACCGCCGGGCCTGCCCCACCCAGTCCTCGCGCTGGATGCGCCCCTTGAAATCGAGCACGTCGTCGATCCGGGCGATATCGTCATCGGTGAACGCCGCCAGCTGCGCGAAACTGCGAACACCCAGACCGTGCAGGGTACGTTCCAGCTTGGGACCAATGCCCTTGATCCGCTTGAGATCGTCGGGCCTGACCTCCGGCTGCGAGAAAACCGGAACGCCGGGCTGTCGCCCGCCATCGTCGGCAGAGACAGCCTTTCCCGCTGCGGGTCGCACGTCATCCGCCGCTTTGGCGACGTCGTCCGCCCTTGCCTTTCTCCCGCCCTCCAGCAACGCAGTCCGATCGTCTTCGAGCTTGCGCCGTGCATCCGATCCGGCCGGAAGCTGGGCGATCTTCGCGTCGAGCGCATGCAGGCCGCGACGTTGCTGCAGGGCCTCGGGCGACGCAGCCGGAGCATTGTCTTCCACATGTGGCGATGATTGCCCGGAAAAGCTCATCGCCGTTTCATGCAGGGCCAGCGACGGCGACGGCATGTCGATCAAGGGCTTCCAGTCGACCGGGCGGGCCAGCCTGCCGTTCGAGGCGTCGATCAGCGCGCGGCGCTCGGCCTCAAGCTTGCGGCGTGCATCCGATCCGGCCGGAAGCTGGGCGATCTTCTGGTCCAGCTTGCGCAGGGCGCGGCGACCATGGGCCATGATATCGGTCGCCGTCTCCACCGGCTCCCTGCCGGCGGTTTTTTCTCGGGCAGCCTTGTCGTCATCGCGGTTCTCCGCCGGCGGACCGACTGCCGCCCCCGACCCGCTCCGCGACCACCCGATGGCGGCCGCATGATCATCGTCACCATCGGCCGGCTTCGCGGCGGGCGCCGATGCCGACACATGTTCAGCCTGCGCCGAAACCATCGAGCCCACGCCGCTCGCCGAGTCGGGCTTGCCGCTCCCGGTGGCCTTGGGATCATCCCCGGCTGCTCGCGGCGCATGCTTGAAGTCCCCGGGCTCCTCGTGCAGCGCCCGCGACGGGGACGGGCGATCCATGAGACTGGCCTTCATGGAAGCCGCAACGCTCGCATGGGCGCCATCCTCCGCACCCGAATGGTGCGCCGCCTGTTCCAACCTTGCGAGATGTCCACGAACCTCGTCGAGGCGGGCACGTTCGAAGGCCAGCGCATTGCGTGCCCGATCCAGCTCGCGCTCAAGCTCCACCCGTGCGGCGACCGCCTCGTCCTTCTGCGCCCTCGCCTCCCCGAGTTTACGCTCGCCTTCGTCCCGCGCCTCCAGGGCATCGCGGATGGCCGCCTCGCGCGCCAGGTGCTCGTCCTGCAGGGCAAGGAAACGTTCCTTGATTTCCAGATTGTCTTCGTTGGCGCTGCGCAACTCCTGGTTGGCATCATTGATGCGCTTGTGCCAGTGGCGCTCGCTTTCCTCGAAATGCTCCGTCCGCGACCGGCCGACATAGTACCAGCCCAGCAGGAAGCCCAGGATGATACCGATCATGAGCATCAGCAGGTCATACAGAATGTCGGTCCCGAACACGTCGTCGATCTCCTTGAAACTTCTTGCCTGCGAGGTCCGTCGACAGGGCCTTGGAGACACCGGCAAGCGCCTGACACGATCAACGGGCCCGGTTATCGAATCTTATACGGTTTCACGGCACTCGCAACCAAGCATCATTCAAACATCGGCTTGAGCACTACCTGAACGCGCCGACAGCCGATGGCCGGGAACCACCCGCCACGAACGGACCGGTCGCCAGCCTCCCGGACTCCTGCGCGAAACTGTGTCCATCGCGCCACGATACCGGCGCAATGACATGACACCCGACCGGCCGAAGGGCCTCGTCCGCGCCTTCGGCAACTGCGGGAATCACGAGTATTTTACCGGCGCCATCAGGTAAATCGCCGGCGAACGGGCAACGTCTTCAATTTACAGGACAATATATGCGAAACAACGAAAATGATACCCATAGGCTTGCAAATAAAAGAATTTACACCGACAAGGTGAGCGCCGGCGGGAAACCCGGCCCGGCACCTCGCCCCCGGAGGAACAACAGCGCGGCCCGGCACGCATCCGGTACCGTGATCCGCAGCGGGAGCGAGCCCGAAGCGAGCCGTTCAATCAATCGCCCAGAAGTCGAAGCCTCAAAAACACGCTCATACTTTTATTCTGTGGCGCCCGGAGGCAGGTTACAAACATCTAACAATCACCCCTGAACTGACGCCGAGAGGACCTGGTTATTTCTCGCTTCCGTACGTCCGCGCCCATGCCGATATTGCGTATCAGCGGTACATCGTCGCGAATACGCATAGCATTGCGGGCCTGTCGCATTTCCAATACGGCGCAACTGATCGCGGCGACCCGGTCGACGGAGTCGCTGCGCGCCCTGGCCGGGCGATGCGGTGTCGAAGTCGAGCAGCTCAGTCGCCTCGTCGACCGGGCCCGGCTGCGGCAGGTGCAGGGAGTCGGCCATACCTATGCCAACATGCTCGAAATGCTCGACATCGACACACCCGAACGACTGGCGCAAAGCCATGCGGCCGACCTTGCTCATCAGCTCAGCGAGCTCAACAAGCGCGAGATCCTCGTCCGCCGCACCCCGGG
Proteins encoded in this window:
- a CDS encoding patatin-like phospholipase family protein is translated as MSSAADKKGKSEPRRINLALQGGGSHGAFTWGVLDRLLEIEDLEIVGLSGTSAGAMNAVVTANGIARGGRKAAREDLARFWHMTMEAAAWSPAHPTPIDKLVSPGNMDYSPGWLLLDASTRLMSPYQLNPSGWNPLRDILNEMIDFDVLRETGVVELFVCATNVKTGRAKVFSRNEITTEAVLGSACLPHMFQAIEVEGQYYWDGGFMGNPPIFPLIYGTGCEDVMIVQINPINIDYVPQTPAEIRDRENALSFNSSLMLELRAIHFVRRMIDEGRLERGRYKRLNLHMVDAEATMSRLTYSSKLNADADFLDMLFKLGREKTENWLKENYSKIGVEGTLDPARTYL
- a CDS encoding NAD(P)-dependent glycerol-3-phosphate dehydrogenase, which translates into the protein MNIAVIGNGSWGTALAMAAVRAGHRPRLWGRDREALRIAAETRMNARYLPGIRLDPAITFEPDIEALADADLLLAVVPAQNLRRVLQPLKNFSGRLISCAKGIERGSGQRMSEIVAEVMPRATCGVLSGPSFAGEVAAGKPTALVCGACEADIARDNAAALSSSGLRLYPSTDLVGIEIGGALKNVIAIAAGAVMGRDLGENARAAVITRGLAELTRLALCLGARPETMAGLSGLGDLVLTASSLQSRNTSFGHDLGRGVPVGTLRGTGGKLSEGAWTAEAALELARRHGVELPITEAVAHVLEGRHSLEDAIAFLTSRPLASRE
- a CDS encoding DUF4332 domain-containing protein translates to MPILRISGTSSRIRIALRACRISNTAQLIAATRSTESLRALAGRCGVEVEQLSRLVDRARLRQVQGVGHTYANMLEMLDIDTPERLAQSHAADLAHQLSELNKREILVRRTPGEAEVDRWIEGARYLVGR